The Xylocopa sonorina isolate GNS202 chromosome 11, iyXylSono1_principal, whole genome shotgun sequence genome includes the window TTCGCTGAAGATGATTTCGCGTTCGGAGGACCATTCTCCCCATATCTAAACACATCCTTGGAAACGACTATATCGAGCTGTCGGGAACTCTCCGTGATGAAACTTGGACGAATTCCAAAGCAATTTCAGGAAAGGTGATCTCGCTCACAGTAACCAGAAATTAATTGACACAACACGCTAGAGGAGAAACGAGAGTCAGCTCCTCTCAATAAGAATGCCTCCTTACCATCGAGTCAGCAAGAAATGCTTTGGGAATGATCGTGATATGGCAAATGTTTGAAATGACTCCTAAAGGGGAAGGATCCCGACGGATTGTACACGCGGCCGTGTATAGACCTGTCAGACCGACCTGTGAACGTGTGAATATGTGCACGCGTACACGCGCGTAAATAGTCGACGGTAGAAACGTGATTGGACGATGATGCGAACGTTTGAAAGGGTAGCGAAGAAGGGAGTAGGGTTAGATAGGGACTGAATCAGGGAGGGACAAGAAGAATGACTCGTGTTGGCTTTTAATTGCTCGCTTTTACTTTATTTCCTTTTTCAAATCCAATAGTCTGGCCGAGGCAACTAGGCGCGGGTTTAATGGTCACGTATAGTTAGTGTCATCAGTGTCATAATAAAGAAAAGGTTGAAGTTTTTCCAAAAAACAGAAAAACTATTTCAGTTTGTGTCGCTTCGCGATGCACTCAACGAGGGTCATATATGATTATTCTTGGTCCGCAGATGATTATACCGGTAATCGATAGGAGTGTCACTTTTTTCAACGATCCAGCACCGTGAAGTGCGCACTGATCGGGTTATATTGAATTAATCAAAATTTGTATTggcgaatatatatatatatcaaacatttaatttgtgCTTGTGAGAAAACTATTGCACGTTCCATATCTGGAACTGTTATAAAACTATACTGCGACTGAAGTTACTTCGTATCAATAGAAACATATAGAAAATATAGAAAAATGTTTATTTGAAAGATCATAGATGAATAATACGTAAAACGACAATCACGACACGAAATGTCTCGTTTAAACGCTCCTCGTGGTTCAaagacattagaaaactatttcatGAAAGAGATAATAATTCCGTGAAACTCTTGAATCAAAAAAGTCGTGTCGCTCTCGGAAAGGTTTCCCTGGTAACAGCGACACCGCTTAGTGATGCTACGAACCAGAAAGAGACAGAAACAGAGATACGCAAATTATGAGAAAGAGGGCCCTTGTGGGATTGatgaaaaacgaaagaaaacgtAATCGCGCGGTCTCCTCAGCTCCGCAGGAAAACAGCCGAATCCAAAGGTCAAGTTAGTAGCAGCTTCTGCTGATGATGTTCTCCGGCCGTTCGAACGCTAATGCACCGAGAATATACATGGTAGGGGATCAGTAGCAGCGTACCGTAAATCTCTCATGTAAATACAGGACCGGGCTAGTGTCGAGCCGAGCACAAGTTTCAGTCCCTTAACTAAGCCGTCCCTCGGAAAGCGGTTCTTGCCTGGGAAACGATTTATTTATGGCGATTCGATATTCGTTGACCGTGAGACTCGTTTTTTCCTCCTATTCTTCTTCCTTTCACGCAACTTTCCTTCGTCGTGGCTGTTCCTGTGGCCAAGGTGTTGTCGACGGGTCAGTCCTTTAATGATCGCTTTATTTATTGAACATAGCCGGGTCCCAGCGTTTTCCAAAAGGGTTAGTACGGCCGAGGGGGACTCGGTCTATGGGACCAGTGGATTAGCGGACACTGGCAGTCTGTCTAACTTGCTTCGAACGAAGGTTTGATCCAATCCAGCGAAACATTTTGTCTGGCAAGAAGTTACCTGTATTAAAACCTTGTCTCAAAAACGACTAATTTTTTGTTTTACAACCTATAGTTGTTTAATTATATAGTTATTGGAAAAACGGCTAGGTTAGGTTGTTTAACTGCATAGTTATCGAGGTAAAGGTTTCTTTACAATGAAAATGCTGATACTATCTGAGATTCTCAAATATCTCAATTTCCACTTGTTCCCGTGGACTTTCCATCGTGTTTCAATTCGAACGGTAAACTCGCGGAATCCGTGAGGCGTGCAAGCCCGTTCGAGAGTTACACCGTCGAATAGGAGCGAACGGGGGTCAAGTTAAGAAAATTTAGTGGCTTTCAACTTTATTAGGCGCGATTGTATTAGGCTCGTAGACCGGCGGTGATTTATACAGTCGCCGCTGTTGAGCACGCACACGAATTGAATTTGTGTGGCCGCGCGTCTACGTGTTGGTGGTTGCCATATGGCGAAGAACGCGGTAAATCATTCCTCGTTAACCGAGATCTTACGCTCGTTACAAAGCGAAGTTCAAACTTTTTAACCGTGCAATATACGCGGGATAATAGCCGAGAGAATAACCCACGGGCAGCAGCTACCGATGCAACGGTTGTTATTGGTCGCGGAGACATCtgatggtggttggcgccaaTGAAAAGGGGAATGAACAACGACACGAGCCTCAGAAAAAGTGTGGTTCATTTTTCTGTGTCATATTCGACATCGATTCATTGGCCCCCTATACGTGTGTGTACCAAAACGCGATTGCCAAGTTCGCTTCAAAAACGTTTGCGGAATGTGAAATATATAAAGGGCGTAAATACGGttcaaaaaataaataaaaaaaagaaaaaagaaagttccttgttgcatttacataaagGGATTCAACCAGGAGGAGTGGCCGTCTACGGGAACGGGAAGAGCGAAGGGAAGTTTTGCAGAGAAAAAACCGTTCCACCCCAAGTTTGTCGAAACAATTGCCTATCGAGTGATTCGAAAACGGCAAAGAAACGATCAGAGGGCGAGGCTAACTTTGTTCCGGTGCTTGCAGCCGGGTGAATTCCTTGTGCGCGTTTCGAGTGCTTTTCACAGCGCTCTCTCGCGGACGCCACCGTGAAACGATAATTAATGACAAAAAAGGGCAATTGAACCTCGAATCCGTGAAGTGGAGAGGATCGTTATAATAATCATCAATATCTTGGATACTCGACCAGCTTACGACGGAAGAAGGAGGGGATCGTCCCCTTTAACGAAGAGAAATTAACTTGCCCGTGATTTCGTTAGGATTTTGTTGGCTCGCCTCGATTTTGCGGACCGAACagaataatattcatcccgcGTCTTTGAAATATCTAGCCACTTTACGTGGCGCTGACATTTGTACAAAACCTAACGACCGTTTCGTCCCTTTTTCATACCGCGCTCCGTCTCTTTTGTACCCTTATCGTTCCACCCTACTCGCACATCATCCTTTGCTTCCCCTTTGTTTAATACCAATTACACGGATTTGTCTCGAGTCTCCGCGAATCTCAGCGCACGTTCGCAGACCGTGCAATCTGACTCTGCTCTCTCTCTGTACCCGAGGCGCATCTTGTGCTTTCAGCGACTTCGCGACTTGGAAGGAGAAGGACGGTTAATTGGTGGGGGCGGCGGCGACGGTGATGCGTACTAGTCGTGACACGGCGATGCGCCTTCCCTGTCCATCTTcgttcgctctctctctctctctctctctctctctctctctctctctctttctctctctctctctctctctctctctctctttctctctctctttctctctcttctcgcACACACGGAAGATTCGAAGCCTGTGCGCGGACGGAGAGAAGAACGAGGTCTGCGGCGGTTAAAACGGCGCAATATAATGAGCGGGAAAAGAAAGAGAACGTCGGTTGCAAATCTCGTCGATACTGAATAATCGGGATCCTCTGTTCACCTTCTCTACCTATCTACATTTTACCGTCTTTCTCGTGTTCTCTCTCACACCTGGATGATTCTCTGTACACCCCTTTCTGTCTTTCGTGTATACCTCGGTACGGTCTCGCACGCTTCCTTGTCTCTTCGATCGCTGTTCACCATCTATCGGCATCTTCGTCTATCAATGGATGGCACCGAATAACGTCTAGCTTCACCCGCACGTTTCACGATTCTCATCGATATTCACCTGCCCGTTCAGATGCGTACATTGGCCTATCGCCCGCAGGTAGCTTGTTTCTAATAGTAGCACGATAGTTCGCTGGACGCGCTGGCGAGCGTTCGCAAACCTTATGATTTTACCTCGCGAAACGCTTCCTCGATATTTACCAGCGTCTCTTTTAAGTAGCGACAAAGAGGAAGAGGTGGGGAAGGTGGCTCACTTTTATACCAGCCGATATACCACTGTGGCCGAATTGTAAAAAAGTACGTTTATATACGCGTTTATATACGGTGTGCATTTATTTTTCCGTTATTGCTCGCGACTACCTCTGTTTCCGTGCTAATTAAAAGGCCCGGTTTCCTCTCTTTATATCGCTGGCCGTATTGTCCGAGAAGAGGAGCGCAATTGATATTGCCGCTTGGATCGCAGCGATGATACTCGAAAATTGATACGGCGAACGGACAAATTAATTTCGACCCGCTGTCCGACTCTTTACGTGTCCCCGGCGGATTATACGATGGTCGCTTTTTCCCACCGGACTAAACGCAACAGTGTTCGCTAGTGGCGACCGGTGTCTCGGTTCTTTTTAACAAGCTTATTTCCCGTGTCTCTGTTAATTATTCGAGTAACCGGTGCTAACTTACGTTGCCGAGAATTGTAATTAATTCTTCACCGAGTGGAAAACTGCGTACACGGTTACTTTGATACCATCGAAGTTGGAAATCATGCGTTCGTTAAATAGTTTCATCTCAAATTTAAACATCTATTTTTTTGATAGATATCGTTTtaactttattattttttatcattagCGACGTAGAACCGTGGTGTTAAGTTAATTTAATTAAGTTAATTAAATTAAGTTAAATTACACGTATAACGAAGGTTAAATTAAAAGTCTCTCTTTATATTTAACGAAACGGAATTTCAATTTCTGCCATACTTTTTCATGCTGCATAACAAGCAGCTGTTTTGTCAAACGTGATTTCGATGTAACCTGACGCGTATTGCGCCGCGTGTCACACATCGCGCGATCCTTTCCGTTACGTAGCGTTGGAAACGTTACTAAACGGATGTTAACGGTGGGTTAGTTCCTAAAGAAACTATGTCAGAGCGAAAAAGGGTTAACAAGTTGCCCCAGCGACAAATGAATTCGAAGTCCCCCAAAACACCGTTCCGATTTCCACGCTGGAAGAAGAATGGACCGACGACCTCGACACGGAAGGGGTACCTCCAGCTCTCTCACCCAATCCTCCTGCTAACCCCCGCCCCTGAGTACGCCTTATTACAAGAACGCATCGAGAGATTCAGGCGACGTAGCGCCCCAGCTTTGTACGGGCCGGCTAATTATCATCCGTGCACGGTTCCAACGTGCGCGCGCTAACGAGTCGCGTTCCGCCGTAAATGGAATCGCGGTATATCTGCTCGGCAGTGCGCATGCGCAACCCTACGAGCCTGCACACATACgtggctattttctagcgtaaTTACTGGGTTTGTCCGTGTGTGTCTTCTGGTTGGCTTCTCGTCGACGTGGGAATTGGACATGCAGTATGCCCGcttgaaattattatttttattgttaCCGAGTTTTTATTCCCATTTAAGATGAAAGAACAGAGAAATAAGTACTAAGAATCAGTTTGAAAAGAAATATAGTCAAAGGGTTCTAAAACACTGAGCTACAAGGTGAACATGTTACACCAGTGTTTCCCAAAATGTTCTCATCGCGAAACACTTTTGACGCATTATCGACCGGCCAAATTTTCACAAATTGATGCGCGGATAACGGCTATTAAATAAGATGATACGAATATTTTTTAGAATATCGCATTTTGTCACTTCTTAGCGAGAGTCATTTTTAACGAACCTTAGAGTAAATTTGAGCTTATTAGTTATAATAAATGATAATACAGACTGGATACATTAGACAagcaaaataaaaatttatttcaatttttcgTTACGTCGTACCTATAAAAGGAACCTTTCGTTGTTCTCCACGCCGGTTTCAGAATTTTTCGTACGAACAAGAGAGTGATCGTTTGCGGAACGCCAATGTTTCACGGAACACAATCGTATCTCCAGTTAAATATTTCACAGCATTAACTTTTGATTCGAATTTCTTGAACGAGGCAGCTATCATAGCTCGTTGCTTATACATGCAGTGGAAAATTACATGAAAGATTCATACTTACGCGTGCGCACATAAAACCAACTTCTCGCCGTCCCATTTTTCCCCCCTTTTGTTTCTTGGACTTTGTTcctccttttttccttttcgtTCTCGTTTTTAATTTGAACTTCGGCGAAGCTAGCATAGAAGCTCGGAACGTGTCTTCGCGGAGAAAAGCCTTGTCTTGCTCTTTTATTTTTGCGCGGCCCGAACTACTGAATACGCGCTCCGCCAAAGGAACAGTCTTTGGAATGGCAACAAAGAGCGCAAGAATAATCCTGTCGGAAAAATAcaagtttttaattaaattgcgTTGAAGGCCTTGTTCGGACGAGGGTCGGCCGCGAGCGTGATTATTCGCGAGACGGGTCTGTTTGTCGAACACTTTGTACTCGTTGAAATCGGAGAATTAAATCGGAACGGTTAATCGGAAGCATAGATCAAATAATGTTTGATCCGCCGCTAGAGATTAACTTTCGTTACGTTTCGCCGACATGTGCATGCGCGCGAAAAAATTGAATGAAAAATTAGTCGGATTTTGTTACTGGTTGTTGTTGTTTGGCGGGCGTTTAGTTAAAGATCAAAAAGTCGGGCAACCATCATCCTGCACGCGTAATATGGATGTCTCCTATTAATATGGAAATTATGGATCTTCGCATGTGGTATTAACTTGAATGTTACACTGTATGACATTACCATACGACAAACCAAATTCTCGTACTCGATAAATATCTGCGTATACAAGTGGCGCTGATAAAATTCACACAGCCTATTCTATACAGCCGGGGAAGAATTAAAAAGCGCAATCGTTTCGTGTTTGTTGCATCGGCTGTCAGATGATTTAATGGGTCACGGGAAAAATTCAGACCACTTTGACGACGGAATTCTAACGCGTCGTCGAAAGTATCGCTGGCAGCTAGTGTATTTTACTTTTACGAATTAATTGTTAGAAAAAAAGCAAAATTGCGAAGAATGATGAATCGGCATCACGCGTTCGTTCGTACGAAGCCAGGTGCTTGTCGCTCTACACGCGACTTAAGCGTCCTCCTGAAAGGTTTAATCAAGTAGTACCCTATTGACTCATTTACCGCGTGTCTTAATGCCTTATCCTTGGATCACTTGGACAGCCTTGCGAACGACCACTTATAGATCGTATCTCTTgcaatctcatttcatcgttgaTTAGTTTTTAATTATAGAGCGCGCACTGTTAGTACAGCTCGAATATCAATGACCAGCCACTTTGTTACCAATATGAAGGAAGGGCGTACATTTTCGTTCTAAGTTCACGAAAAGTGCCGTAAAACGTGACAAGATATATGTAAGGCGATTCGAAATGCCATTTTTCCTGCGATACAGCGCCATCTACTTTTCCAAGTTGGCACAATAATCGCACTACAAGAGGCATTTGTCATTATAACTGGACAGATACACGGTGGTATTCGGGCAACCATCTGTTCCGATAGTACAGATTCTAACCTCTAAAAATAATTCATCGGTCGGTTTGAGATTGCGCCTTGCGCCCCTGATACTTCGGTTATGTTATCCTGTAACTTCTCCTACGTTTTTCCACGTGGCAGAACCACGAGCGGACATCAAACTACGAGTCCCTGAAGAAATTAAAACTCCCTCCTTATTCCCGAACCGTGTACGGGCGGTACATCGGAAATACCCCGAGCTGGGCTCCACTATCAAAGTTGTTGCGTTGAAAGTAAAAGAAGACTCGGAAGGCAGAGGAACCTCGCCCGAGGAGATGACGGTAGTGGTCTGTTCTTGTAAGCGGGTATACGAGCGAACATACGAGTGTAGAAGAGTTAGGGATAGCGAATGCAGAGAAGACAGTAGAGGAGAAAGAGACGAACTGAGAGAAAAAGAATCCCCCCTAAAGGAATTTAACGCATGGATGAAGCCATACCGCCGTGGAAGAGATTCGTACTTCTGCGTGTACACCGACATATGTATACCTGTCTTTCTATATAGCGTAAAGTAAATAAGGTGCCTTCCATTCCTTTACTGGTAGtaagttctctctctctctctctctctttctttctgtgtgtgtatgtgtgtgttggTACCCCGTCCTCGGCACGGCCTGAAGCAAGTTTTGAAACTTTTAAGCGGATTTCGTCTCGCCTGTATAAGAAGGTATACGACCGTCAATCTTGCCTTGTGTAAAATTGGGCATTATGCCCTGCCGCGGCGTATTGTGCTAGCAACCTGATTGGATACGTGATGGCACGCGAGTGAATCCAGGTGCACGCGCGCGCTTCTGCACGGGCAAGATATAACCTAAGCTTCGGCCTTCTCGCCTGGCATCGATGTCGGACGACTTAATGCCGCGAGAACGTACCCTCGGCCGGTGCTTTCGTGGCTCAACGATGCTCTTACGCGGAAGAATGCGCAGCATTATTTAGTTATTGCGGCATAAGCTATAAGAGTTGCCCGCTTGAATAATGGATGATAGTCTGTAGTCCAAGGCCGGATAAAAACTTCACGATGCCCGAACATAGACTTTTTTACATAGACTTCGTGATTAATATTGCTggcatttctcgaatttaatttaaatgcaCGGTTAGATTGATTTACGCGGTGGCGTTTCTATTCGAAGATGATTCGTGTGCCAACAGAAGGTGTTGGTTTGC containing:
- the LOC143428969 gene encoding uncharacterized protein LOC143428969, encoding MNNDTSLRKSVVHFSVSYSTSIHWPPIRIQPGGVAVYGNGKSEGKFCREKTVPPQVCRNNCLSSDSKTAKKRSEGEANFVPVLAAGSEARNNSEQRLLSLPSTKSASC